The following proteins come from a genomic window of Eubalaena glacialis isolate mEubGla1 chromosome X, mEubGla1.1.hap2.+ XY, whole genome shotgun sequence:
- the LPAR4 gene encoding lysophosphatidic acid receptor 4 produces MGDRRFIDFQFQDLNSSLRPRLGNATANNTCIVDDSFKYNLNGAVYSVVFILGLITNSASLFVFCFRMKMRSETAVFITNLALSDLLFVCTLPFKIFYNFNRHWPFGDTLCKISGTAFLTNIYGSMLFLTCISVDRFLAIVYPFRSRTIRTRRNSAIVCAGVWILVLSGGISASLFSTTNVNNATTTCFEGFSKRVWKTYLSKITIFIEVVGFIIPLILNVSCSSVVLKTLRKPATLSQIGTNKKKVLKMITVHMAVFVVCFVPYNSVLFLYALVRSQAITNCLLERFAKIMYPITLCLATLNCCFDPFIYYFTLESFQKSFYINTHIRMESLFKTETPLTTKPSLPAIQEEVSDQTTHNGGELMLESTF; encoded by the coding sequence ATGGGTGACAGAAGATTCATTGACTTCCAATTCCAAGATTTAAATTCAAGCCTCAGACCCAGGTTGGGCAATGCTACTGCCAATAATACTTGCATTGTTGATGATTCCTTCAAGTATAATCTGAATGGTGCTGTCTACAGTGTTGTATTCATCCTGGGTCTGATAACCAACAGTGCCTCTCTGTTTGTCTTCTGCTTCCGCATGAAAATGAGAAGTGAGACGGCTGTTTTCATCACCAATCTGGCCCTCTCTGATTTGCTCTTTGTCTGCACTCtacctttcaaaatattttacaatttcaaCCGCCACTGGCCTTTTGGTGACACCCTCTGCAAGATCTCTGGGACTGCATTTCTAACCAACATCTATGGGAGCATGCTCTTCCTTACCTGTATTAGCGTGGATCGTTTCCTGGCCATTGTCTATCCCTTCCGATCTCGTACCATTAGGACCAGGAGGAATTCTGCCATTGTGTGTGCTGGAGTCTGGATCCTAGTCCTCAGTGGTGGTATTTCAGCCTCTTTATTCTCCACCACTAATGTCAACAATGCAACCACCACCTGCTTTGAGGGCTTCTCCAAACGTGTATGGAAGACTTATCTGTCCAAGATAACCATATTTATTGAAGTTGTTGGTTTTATCATTCCTTTGATACTGAATGTCTCTTGCTCTTCTGTGGTGCTAAAAACCCTCCGTAAGCCTGCTACACTGTCTCAAATTGGGACCAATAAGAAAAAAGTGCTGAAGATGATCACAGTGCATATGGCAGTCTTTGTGGTATGCTTCGTACCCTATAACTCCGTCCTCTTCCTGTATGCCCTAGTGCGCTCCCAAGCCATTACCAATTGCTTGTTGGAAAGATTTGCAAAGATTATGTACCCAATCACCTTGTGCCTTGCAACTCTGAACTGTTGCTTTGACCCTTTCATCTATTACTTCACCCTTGAGTCCTTTCAGAAGTCCTTCTACATCAATACCCATATCAGGATGGAGTCTCTGTTTAAGACTGAAACACCTCTGACCACAAAGCCTTCCCTTCCAGCTATTCAAGAGGAAGTTAGTGATCAAACAACACATAATGGTGGTGAATTAATGCTAGAATCCACCTTCTAG